The Sagittula sp. P11 genome window below encodes:
- a CDS encoding TRAP transporter substrate-binding protein: protein MKTDILKNMSKAAVLAASVAALATAASAADKTLKIQTSSNASHASLAYLNEEWVPKLETMTGGSLGVELLPIDAVVPRRETAEAISVGILDGDLTSINYFAGVDPAFALMGDLIAGYDSADQIQAFCAQGGGKEMLQKLFDAHFEGVHVVGCGAYAREAFVSKVPIRGVADFEGVKVRSPEGLAADVFKRVGAAPVSMSGSETYGALEKGVIDAADNSAYANNDANGMHKIAKYPIFPGIHSTPILQFTVSQAVWDEMSEQEQVALETWYLAAYNGLRQHFDRLDRQLVARDKAAGELEVIDWPQEERDAFRKVAQQAWEDFAKGSDLAQEVYDAHIAFMKEAGLL from the coding sequence ATGAAAACCGACATCCTGAAGAACATGTCAAAGGCGGCGGTCCTTGCGGCCTCCGTCGCGGCACTGGCCACGGCGGCAAGCGCCGCAGACAAGACGCTGAAGATCCAGACCTCGTCCAACGCCAGCCACGCCTCGCTCGCCTACCTGAACGAGGAATGGGTGCCGAAGCTGGAAACCATGACCGGCGGATCGCTGGGGGTGGAGCTTCTGCCGATCGACGCCGTGGTGCCGCGCCGCGAGACGGCCGAGGCGATCTCGGTCGGGATCCTCGACGGCGACCTCACCTCGATCAACTACTTCGCGGGTGTCGACCCGGCCTTCGCGCTGATGGGCGACCTGATCGCAGGCTACGACTCGGCCGACCAGATCCAGGCGTTCTGCGCGCAGGGCGGCGGCAAGGAGATGCTGCAGAAGCTCTTCGACGCGCATTTCGAGGGCGTGCACGTCGTCGGCTGCGGCGCCTACGCGCGTGAGGCCTTTGTCTCCAAGGTGCCGATCCGGGGTGTGGCGGACTTCGAGGGCGTCAAGGTGCGCTCCCCCGAAGGGCTTGCGGCGGACGTCTTCAAGCGCGTCGGTGCAGCGCCCGTGTCCATGTCCGGCTCCGAAACCTACGGCGCGCTCGAAAAGGGCGTGATCGACGCGGCGGACAACTCCGCCTATGCCAACAACGACGCCAACGGGATGCACAAGATCGCCAAGTACCCGATCTTCCCGGGCATCCACTCCACCCCGATCCTGCAGTTCACCGTCTCCCAGGCCGTCTGGGACGAGATGTCGGAGCAGGAGCAGGTCGCGCTCGAAACCTGGTATCTCGCCGCCTACAACGGGCTGCGCCAGCACTTCGACCGCCTCGACCGCCAGCTTGTCGCCCGTGACAAGGCCGCCGGAGAGCTGGAAGTGATCGACTGGCCGCAGGAAGAGCGCGACGCTTTCCGAAAGGTGGCGCAGCAGGCATGGGAAGACTTCGCCAAGGGCTCCGACCTCGCGCAGGAAGTCTACGACGCGCACATCGCCTTCATGAAGGAAGCCGGGCTGCTCTGA
- a CDS encoding GntR family transcriptional regulator gives MAIIEQAFGEHGEKHPVSAAGAVYDALRKKVVSLDYPPGTVLSRTAIAQEYGVSLTPVREALQRLEEDGLVRIMPQSGTVVKRIDVDQLRETQFLRVSVETEVVRRLALDPDPEVISRARAIMNMQESLHGDTTQMGLFNELDRAFHRTLFAGVGMTNLQQILIRRLGHLFRCQMLDLPSEGKMADIVEKHWRILHGIERGDPDEAMEAIRVHLSGTIRRLDMLRGQFPEFFSS, from the coding sequence ATGGCGATCATCGAACAGGCCTTCGGCGAACATGGAGAGAAGCACCCCGTCTCGGCGGCGGGCGCCGTCTATGACGCGCTGCGCAAGAAGGTGGTGTCGCTGGATTATCCGCCGGGCACAGTCCTGTCGCGCACGGCCATCGCGCAGGAGTACGGGGTCAGCCTGACGCCGGTGCGCGAAGCGCTGCAGCGGCTGGAGGAAGACGGGCTGGTCCGGATCATGCCGCAGTCCGGCACGGTGGTGAAACGCATCGACGTCGACCAGCTGCGCGAGACGCAGTTCCTGCGGGTGTCCGTCGAGACGGAGGTGGTGCGCCGGCTGGCGCTCGACCCCGATCCGGAGGTGATCTCACGCGCGCGGGCGATCATGAACATGCAGGAATCGCTGCACGGCGACACCACGCAGATGGGGCTGTTCAACGAGCTCGACCGCGCCTTTCACCGCACGCTGTTCGCGGGTGTCGGCATGACCAACCTGCAGCAGATCCTGATCCGCAGGCTGGGCCACCTGTTCCGCTGCCAGATGCTGGACCTGCCCTCCGAGGGCAAGATGGCCGACATCGTGGAGAAACACTGGCGCATCCTGCACGGCATCGAGCGGGGCGACCCCGACGAGGCGATGGAGGCGATCCGAGTCCATCTGTCGGGCACGATACGCCGGCTCGACATGCTCCGCGGGCAGTTTCCGGAGTTCTTTTCGAGCTGA
- the choV gene encoding choline ABC transporter ATP-binding protein — translation MSDPVMNRPMVRFDAVNIVFGDAPETALPLMDEGLSRPEIQERTNQVLGVHDCTLDVHDGEILVLMGLSGSGKSTLLRAVNGLNPVARGKVEVRVDDRFVDVAKASPKALRQIRTQRVAMVFQQFGLLPWRTVIDNVAFGLEIAGVPAAERLDRARRQLDTVNLGEWADRKVQELSGGMQQRVGLARALATEAPILLMDEPFSALDPLIRNRLQDELLELQQKLGRTIIFVSHDLDEALKIGNRIAIMEGGRIVQCGTPQDIVLTPATEYVADFVAHMNPLNVLRAMEIMGPAPASPPASARHVAPTTPIREILPLLSQDTDPLIVMEDGRPVGTIDTRALLTALMNEQRQVAEVRESA, via the coding sequence ATGAGCGATCCCGTGATGAACCGTCCCATGGTCCGCTTCGACGCGGTCAACATCGTCTTCGGCGACGCGCCGGAAACCGCCCTTCCGCTGATGGACGAAGGCCTCTCGCGGCCCGAAATCCAGGAACGCACAAACCAGGTGCTGGGCGTGCACGACTGTACCCTCGACGTGCACGACGGCGAGATCCTCGTGCTGATGGGCCTGTCCGGCTCCGGCAAGTCGACGCTGCTGCGCGCGGTCAACGGGCTGAACCCCGTGGCGCGCGGCAAGGTGGAGGTCCGCGTCGACGACAGGTTCGTCGATGTCGCCAAGGCCTCGCCGAAGGCGCTGCGCCAGATCCGCACCCAGCGTGTCGCCATGGTCTTCCAGCAGTTCGGCCTGCTGCCGTGGCGCACGGTCATCGACAACGTGGCTTTCGGGCTCGAAATCGCGGGCGTGCCCGCCGCCGAACGCCTCGACCGCGCCCGACGGCAGCTTGACACCGTGAACCTCGGCGAATGGGCTGACCGCAAGGTGCAGGAACTGTCCGGCGGGATGCAGCAGCGCGTGGGCCTTGCCCGGGCGCTTGCCACCGAAGCGCCGATCCTCCTGATGGACGAACCGTTCTCGGCCCTCGATCCGCTGATCCGCAACCGTCTTCAGGACGAGCTGCTGGAACTTCAGCAAAAACTCGGGCGGACGATCATCTTCGTCAGCCACGACCTCGACGAGGCGCTGAAAATCGGCAACCGGATCGCGATCATGGAGGGCGGGCGCATCGTGCAATGCGGCACGCCACAGGACATCGTCCTGACCCCCGCCACCGAATACGTCGCCGATTTCGTCGCGCACATGAACCCGCTCAACGTCCTGCGCGCGATGGAGATCATGGGCCCCGCCCCCGCCTCGCCGCCCGCTTCGGCGCGGCACGTCGCCCCCACGACGCCGATCCGCGAGATCCTTCCCCTGCTCAGCCAGGACACCGATCCGCTGATCGTGATGGAGGACGGCAGGCCCGTGGGCACGATCGACACGCGCGCCCTGCTGACCGCCCTGATGAACGAACAGCGGCAGGTGGCAGAGGTCCGCGAAAGCGCCTGA
- the choW gene encoding choline ABC transporter permease subunit, whose product MEWLEEHKLPIGSVVRDAVDWLTDNAVWFFDGLSLALESVIDALLWCLQTPPALLIVALITLLSWFARRSVGFTIFTAAGLLLIINQGYWEETTETLALVIAAAVVCMGVGVPVGIAAARRPWLYNALSPVLDLMQTIPTFVYLIPALILFGLGMVPGLIATVIFAIPAPIRLTHLGITSTPTALIEAGEAFGATRRQLLYKVELPYAMPQIMAGLTQTIMLSLSMVVIAALVGADGLGVPTLRALNSVNIAQGFEVGIAIVLVAIIFDRMFKKRGA is encoded by the coding sequence ATGGAATGGCTGGAAGAACACAAGTTGCCGATCGGCAGCGTGGTCAGGGACGCGGTTGACTGGCTGACCGACAACGCCGTGTGGTTCTTCGACGGGCTCTCCCTCGCGCTGGAATCGGTGATCGACGCGCTGCTCTGGTGCCTCCAGACGCCGCCCGCGCTGCTGATCGTCGCGCTCATCACCCTGCTGTCGTGGTTCGCCCGCCGCTCCGTCGGCTTCACGATCTTCACCGCAGCCGGGCTCCTGCTGATCATCAACCAGGGCTACTGGGAAGAAACCACCGAGACGCTGGCACTGGTGATCGCCGCCGCCGTGGTCTGCATGGGGGTCGGCGTTCCCGTGGGCATCGCCGCCGCGCGCCGTCCGTGGCTCTATAACGCGCTGTCGCCGGTGCTGGACCTGATGCAGACGATTCCGACCTTCGTGTACCTGATCCCGGCGCTGATCCTCTTCGGGCTGGGCATGGTGCCGGGGCTGATCGCCACGGTGATCTTCGCCATCCCCGCCCCCATCCGCCTGACCCACCTCGGGATCACATCCACCCCCACCGCGCTGATCGAGGCGGGCGAGGCCTTCGGCGCCACCCGCCGCCAGCTGCTCTACAAGGTGGAACTGCCCTACGCGATGCCGCAGATCATGGCCGGGCTGACCCAGACGATCATGCTGTCGCTCTCGATGGTCGTCATCGCCGCGCTGGTCGGTGCCGACGGGCTGGGCGTGCCGACGCTGCGGGCGCTGAACTCCGTCAACATCGCGCAGGGCTTCGAGGTGGGCATCGCCATCGTCCTCGTGGCGATCATCTTCGACCGCATGTTCAAGAAGCGGGGGGCCTGA
- a CDS encoding choline ABC transporter substrate-binding protein: MKKTFTLCAVAALSANGAWADCETVVLSDVGWTDITATTAATSVVLEALGYETDVKVLSVPVTYTSMASGDVDVFLGNWMPTMEADIAPYREAGTVDTVRANLEGAKYTLAVNKAAADLGIKDFADIATHRDALEGKIYGIEPGNDGNRLIQSMIEENAFGLEGFEVVESSEQGMLSQVARADRRDEPVVFLGWEPHPMNANYEMSYLTGGDDYFGPNLGGATVYTNTSAGFAEECPNLGALLNNLEFSLAMENEIMGKILDGGADPEDAATEWLQANTGVLDGWLTGVTTKDGGDAMEAVKAALE, encoded by the coding sequence ATGAAAAAGACCTTCACCCTTTGCGCCGTAGCGGCTCTTTCGGCCAATGGCGCTTGGGCCGATTGCGAGACGGTTGTCCTGTCCGACGTCGGCTGGACCGACATCACCGCCACCACCGCAGCCACCTCCGTCGTGCTCGAGGCACTCGGTTACGAGACCGACGTGAAGGTGCTGTCCGTGCCGGTGACCTATACCTCCATGGCCTCCGGCGACGTGGACGTGTTCCTCGGCAACTGGATGCCCACGATGGAGGCCGACATCGCGCCTTACCGCGAAGCCGGGACCGTCGACACCGTCCGCGCCAACCTCGAAGGGGCGAAGTACACGCTGGCCGTCAACAAGGCCGCCGCCGACCTCGGCATCAAGGACTTCGCCGACATCGCCACCCACAGGGACGCGCTGGAAGGCAAGATCTACGGGATCGAGCCGGGCAATGACGGCAACCGCCTGATCCAGTCCATGATCGAGGAGAACGCCTTCGGTCTCGAAGGGTTCGAGGTCGTCGAATCCTCCGAGCAGGGCATGCTGAGCCAGGTCGCCCGCGCCGACCGCCGCGACGAACCCGTCGTCTTCCTCGGCTGGGAACCGCACCCGATGAACGCCAACTACGAGATGTCCTACCTCACCGGCGGCGACGACTACTTCGGCCCGAACCTCGGCGGCGCGACCGTCTACACCAACACCTCCGCCGGCTTCGCCGAAGAGTGCCCGAACCTCGGCGCCCTGCTCAACAACCTCGAATTCTCCCTCGCGATGGAGAACGAGATCATGGGCAAGATCCTCGACGGCGGCGCAGACCCGGAAGATGCCGCGACCGAATGGCTGCAGGCCAACACCGGCGTGCTGGACGGCTGGCTGACCGGCGTGACCACCAAGGACGGCGGCGACGCCATGGAGGCCGTGAAGGCCGCGCTGGAATAA
- a CDS encoding MarR family winged helix-turn-helix transcriptional regulator yields MDRIDTSLIALRRILRATELFGRELKQVAGITAPQFRALQIIAENGSATATEIAQRMRVTQATVTSLVDKLVRQELVVREKSAADRRQTNIQVTPLGYKTLDRAPDPLQQRFVRKFEAMDDWEQAMLVASLERVAAMLDAEDLDASPVLDTGDIRHAARNGAH; encoded by the coding sequence ATGGATCGCATCGATACGTCGTTGATCGCATTACGCAGGATTCTCCGCGCGACAGAGCTGTTCGGTCGCGAACTGAAGCAGGTGGCAGGTATCACCGCGCCCCAGTTCCGCGCCTTGCAGATCATCGCGGAGAACGGTTCCGCCACCGCGACAGAGATCGCGCAACGCATGAGGGTAACTCAGGCGACGGTGACGTCGCTTGTCGACAAGCTCGTGCGGCAGGAGCTCGTTGTCCGGGAGAAGTCCGCCGCCGACCGCCGTCAGACCAACATCCAGGTGACGCCGCTGGGATACAAGACGCTCGACCGGGCGCCCGACCCCCTGCAGCAGCGTTTCGTGCGCAAGTTCGAGGCCATGGACGACTGGGAGCAGGCCATGCTCGTGGCGTCCCTCGAACGCGTTGCAGCCATGCTCGATGCGGAGGATCTGGACGCGTCCCCAGTGCTGGACACAGGCGACATTCGCCACGCCGCAAGGAACGGCGCGCACTGA
- the ectA gene encoding diaminobutyrate acetyltransferase — protein sequence MQHPRDLARQALPTLRTPVSEDGSGIWELVRACKPLDENSMYCNLLQCDHFSDTCVVADKGGEAIGWVSAYILPNDPETLFVWQVAVSEKARGMGLGGKMLAEILNRDVCADVTRLQTTITSDNKASWGLFRKFARNQGGSLSSEPHFTREDHFAGRAATENMVTIELPNPVAQAA from the coding sequence ATGCAACATCCGCGTGACCTTGCCCGGCAGGCCTTGCCGACACTGCGCACCCCGGTATCCGAGGACGGCTCGGGCATCTGGGAGCTTGTGCGCGCCTGCAAGCCGCTCGATGAGAACTCGATGTATTGCAACCTTCTGCAGTGCGACCACTTTTCCGACACCTGCGTGGTGGCGGACAAGGGCGGTGAAGCTATTGGCTGGGTGTCTGCCTACATCCTCCCGAACGATCCCGAGACGCTGTTCGTCTGGCAGGTCGCCGTGTCCGAAAAGGCACGCGGCATGGGCCTTGGCGGCAAGATGCTGGCCGAGATCCTGAACCGTGACGTGTGTGCGGACGTGACCCGTCTGCAGACCACGATCACGAGCGACAACAAGGCGTCCTGGGGGCTTTTCCGCAAGTTCGCCCGCAACCAGGGTGGCAGCCTCAGCTCTGAGCCGCACTTCACCCGCGAAGATCACTTCGCAGGGCGCGCCGCGACCGAGAACATGGTGACCATCGAGTTGCCGAACCCGGTGGCGCAGGCCGCCTGA
- the ectB gene encoding diaminobutyrate--2-oxoglutarate transaminase codes for MTTQPTELNVFERRESEARSYCRGFKTTFTSASGSEMTDESGQTYIDFLAGCSSLNYGHNDPDMKAALIEHLTNDGIAHGLDLHTNTKKDFIEAFERHILEPRGMDHKLMFVGPTGANAVEAAMKIARKVTGRTNVISFTNGFHGVTLGALAATGNSYHRGGAGIELNGVTRMPYDGYMGEGTDTADILETMLEDKSSGMDAPAAIIVEPVQGEGGLNAARPEWLRRVAELAKKHGALLIVDDIQAGCGRTGDFFGFEEAGLKPDLVTMAKSVSGFGLPMGLVLVKPEHDIMGPAEHNGTFRGNTHAFVTARVAIEKFWADDAFAKDIARRADIVEKGLSALAAMIPGAYLKGRGMMRGVDVGSGELAAAICAKAFENGLVIETSGPEDEVVKVLAPLTTPDETLGKGLAIVLDAAREIVEPGQKIAAE; via the coding sequence ATGACTACGCAACCGACAGAACTTAACGTGTTTGAACGACGCGAATCCGAAGCCCGCTCCTACTGCCGCGGCTTCAAGACCACCTTCACCAGCGCCAGCGGGTCGGAGATGACCGACGAATCCGGTCAGACCTACATCGATTTCCTGGCGGGCTGCTCCTCGCTGAACTACGGGCACAACGACCCGGACATGAAGGCAGCGCTGATCGAGCACCTGACCAACGACGGCATCGCCCACGGTCTGGACCTGCACACCAACACCAAGAAGGACTTCATCGAAGCCTTCGAGCGTCACATCCTCGAACCGCGCGGGATGGACCACAAGCTGATGTTCGTGGGCCCGACCGGCGCCAACGCCGTCGAGGCGGCGATGAAGATCGCCCGCAAGGTGACCGGCCGCACGAACGTGATTTCCTTCACCAACGGTTTCCACGGCGTGACGCTTGGCGCGCTGGCCGCGACCGGCAACAGCTACCACCGTGGCGGCGCCGGCATCGAGCTGAACGGCGTGACCCGGATGCCCTACGACGGCTACATGGGTGAAGGCACCGACACCGCCGACATCCTCGAGACGATGCTCGAGGACAAGTCCTCCGGCATGGACGCGCCTGCCGCGATCATCGTGGAGCCCGTGCAGGGCGAGGGCGGCTTGAACGCCGCGCGCCCCGAGTGGCTGCGCCGCGTGGCGGAGCTTGCCAAGAAGCACGGCGCGCTGCTGATCGTCGACGACATCCAGGCGGGCTGCGGCCGGACCGGCGACTTCTTCGGCTTCGAAGAGGCAGGTCTCAAGCCGGACCTCGTCACCATGGCGAAATCCGTCTCGGGCTTCGGTCTGCCGATGGGCCTCGTGCTGGTGAAGCCGGAACATGACATCATGGGCCCGGCTGAGCACAACGGCACGTTCCGCGGCAACACCCATGCCTTCGTGACCGCCCGCGTGGCGATCGAGAAGTTCTGGGCCGACGATGCCTTTGCGAAGGACATCGCCCGCCGTGCCGACATCGTCGAGAAGGGCCTGAGCGCCCTGGCCGCGATGATCCCGGGCGCCTACCTGAAAGGCCGTGGCATGATGCGCGGCGTGGACGTGGGTTCCGGCGAACTGGCGGCAGCCATTTGCGCCAAGGCCTTCGAGAACGGCCTTGTCATCGAAACATCCGGTCCGGAGGACGAGGTGGTCAAGGTGCTCGCACCGCTCACCACCCCCGACGAGACGCTGGGTAAGGGTCTGGCCATCGTGCTGGACGCCGCCCGCGAGATCGTCGAGCCCGGCCAGAAAATCGCAGCGGAGTAA